CGTGAGGTGCCCCGATGAGGTGACCCGGTAGGGCCCTCGTACACGTCGACGGTCCGAGTGAACCGGGTTCACTCGGACCGTCGACGGTCGGGCATCGATCAGCCGAACAGGCTGTCGACGATGAGGCCCAGGCCGTTCAGCGTGTTGGTGATCGAGTCGAGGATGCCGGCGCTGACCAGGTCGATGCTGCCGAGCGGGATCAGGATGAGGGTTTCGAGGGAGCCCATGTTTTCCTCCGTGAGGCGGGGCGACGCCGTCGTGGCGCCGCCGAAGAAACTGTGGATCTCGACGGTCGTCGAGTACGCGAGGGGACCGGGGGAGTCCGGTTCACGCAAGAGATCCGGGTCGGTACCCGGACCCGATCAGAAGTCCAGCGAGCTGGACAGAACCCCGAGCAGGTGCGACAGCGAGCTGATGGCCTGGCTGTCGGCGAGCAGGCCGATGATCGACTCGATCGATCCCATGTTCGTCTCCTTCAAGACAGAGGGAGGCACCCGACGCACATGCGTGGGGCCCGTGACATTGGAAAGTTCACGTATCGAGGTACGTGAACTTAGGCGATGCTAACAGCACTTTTGTCCCTTTTGGCAAGAACTGTCCCGCTGCGTGTCCGAATCGGGGTATCCGGAGACGAGCATCACAGCGCGCGGCCCCGACCCGCAGAGGTCGGGGCCGACGCGTGCTCTGCCGTCAGGACTCCTCGTCCACCCGCGTCATCGCCAGCACATCGAGGCGGCGGTCCAGTTCCTCCTCGCTCAACCGGTCGCCGACGAGCCCGCGGTCCACCACCGCCTGACGGATCGTCTTCTTGTCCCGCAGCGCCTCCTTCGCGACCGCGGCGGCCTCCTCGTATCCGATCGCGGAGTTGAGCGGCGTCACGATGGACGGCGACGACTCGGCGAGCGTGCGCAGATGCTCCTCGTTCGCGATCAGACCGCTCACGCACCGGTCGGCGAACAGCCGGGAGACGTTGGCCAGCAAGCGGATCGACTCGAGAACGTTGCGGGCCATCATCGGGATGTAGACGTTGAGCTCGAAGGCACCGGCGGCACCGCCCCACGCCACCGCGGCGTCGTTCCCGACGACCTGCGCGGCGACCTGCGTGACGGCCTCGGGCAGAACGGGATTGACCTTGCCCGGCATGATCGAGCTGCCCGGCTGCAGGTCGGGAAGCCTGATCTCCGCGAGACCGGTGAGCGGCCCGGACCCCATCCAGCGGATGTCGTTGGCGATCTTCGTCAGCGACACCGCGATCGTGCGCAGCGCCCCGGACAGCTCGACCAGACCGTCGCGAGCGGCCTGCGCTTCGAAACGATTGCGGGCGGGCCGCAGATCGGACAGTCCCGTGGTCTCGACGAGCACCGCCACCACCCGCGGTCCGAAGTCCGCCGGGGCGTTGAGGCCCGTGCCGACCGCGGTCCCGCCGATGGGGAGCTCACCCAGGCGGGGGAGCGTCGCCTGCAGCCGCTCGATCCCCGCCTCGATCTGGCGGGCGTAGCCACCGAACTCCTGCCCGAGCGTCACCGGCACGGCGTCCATCAGGTGCGTGCGACCGGACTTGACGACGGTCCCCCACTCCTCGGCCTTCCCGGCGAGCGCACCGTGGAGGTGCCCGAGGGCGGGAACGAGGTCCTTGACCGTCGCCTCCGTCGCCGCGACGTGCGTCGCGGTGGGGAAAGTGTCGTTCGACGACTGCGACATGTTGACGTCGTCGTTCGGGTGGACCGTCACCCCGGCCTTCGCGGCGAGCGACGCGATGACCTCGTTGGCGTTCATGTTCGAGCTCGTACCCGAACCCGTCTGGAAGACGTCGATCGGGAACTGGTCGTCGTGCTCACCGGCGGCGATCGCGTCGGCGGCGGCCACGATCGCCGCGGCCTTCGCCGGGTCGAGCAGACCCAGTTCCTCGTTCACGCGCGCGCAGGCGCTCTTGAGCAGACCGAGCGCGCGGATCTGCGCGCGTTCGAGACCACGACCCGAGATCGGGAAGTTCTCGACGGCACGCTGGGTCTGGGCGCGCCACAAGGCGTCGACCGGAACCCGGACCTCACCCATCGTGTCGCGTTCGATACGGAACTGCTGAGAAGACTGTTCGGTGTCGGTCATGTCCTCCACGTTAGGTCGCCGGAACGCGCGAGGAGGGGCACTGCACGAAGAACTCGTCGCAGTACCCCTCCTCGCAGGAGCGGCGGTGCCACAGTACCGCTCCCGCAGGAGCGGCGGTGCCGCAGTACCGCTCCCGCAGGAGCGGCGGTGGAATTCAGAGCCGCGGTGCAGTCGGACCGCGAAGGATCACGGCATGGGCGGCTGCGAGCCGTCGACCCCGTGGAAGTCGATCGACGAGAACTCGCTGAGCTTCTGCAGCCGGTGGTACGCCTCGATCATGCGCACCGTGCCCGACTTGCTGCGCATCACGATCGACTGCGTCTCCGCGCCACCGGCGGTGTAGCGGACACCGCGCAGCAGCTCACCGTCGGTGACACCGGTTGCGCAGAAGAAGATGTTCTCGCCGGTGACCAGATCGGTGGTGGTGAGGACACGGTCGAGATCGTGGCCGGCGTCGATCGCCTTCTGACGCTCGGCGTCGTCCTTCGGCGCCAGGCGGCCCTGCAGCGCACCACCCATGCAGCGCATCGCGGCCGCGGCGATGATGCCCTCGGGGGTACCACCGATGCCGAGCAGCATGTCGACACCCGAACCCGGACGGGCCGCAGCGATGGCGCCGGCGACGTCACCGTCGGCGATCAGACGGATGCGGGCACCCGCCTCGCGTACCTCCTTGATGATCTGCGCGTGGCGCGGACGGTCGAGGATCGTCACGGTCAGGTCGCCGTGCGCGATGTTCTTAGCCTTCGCGACGCGGCGGATGTTCTCCGCGATCGGGGCGGTGATGTCGATGACGTCGGCGGCCTCGGGGCCGACGGCGATCTTCTCCATGTAGAACACGGCGGACGGATCGAACATCGCGCCGCGCTCGGCGACGGCGAGCACCGCGATCGCGCCGGGAGCGCCCTTCGACATGAGGGTCGTGCCGTCGATCGGATCGACCGCGACGTCGCACAGCGGGCCGTCGCCGTTGCCGACCTCCTCGCCGTTGTACAGCATGGGCGCTTCGTCCTTCTCGCCCTCACCGATCACGACGACACCCTGCATCGACACCGAGCTCACCATGTGCCGCATCGCGTCGACAGCGGCACCGTCGCCGCCTTCCTTGTCGCCGCGTCCGACCCAGCGGCCTGCCGCCATCGCCGCGGCCTCTGTGACGCGAACCAGTTCGAGTGCGAGATTTCGGTCCGGAGCTTCGCGGCGTGGGGTGCTGGCCGTCATGGGCTACTGCCTCCTGAGAATTTACGGTCGACGCAGTGCGTCGGCAGCGGAGCGGCCACCGGGGGCGGCCGCACGATCCGTGTGTGTCGCGTGGCTATTGTCTCACCACGGCCGTTCGTGCGGGCTGTCGGATCCGACCGCCTTCACCGTCGCCTCGGTGCAGCTGTCAGACTGGACGCGTGGCATCCAACAAACCTCGCATTCTGCAGGGCACGCGCGACATGATGTGGTCGCTGGTCGCGCTGCTCGTGCTGTGCATGCTCATCGCTGCGATCGCCAGCCAGTGCGAATTCAAGCCGGGTGGTCCCACCGCCGGGCCGGCGCCGACCTTCGACATCGACGCCGGGCTCGACTACGACGCGAAGGAACTGGGGTTCCCGATCCGCCACCCCGAGGTGCCCGAGGACTGGCAGCCGAACTCCGGTAGCCGCAGCATCATCTCCGGCGCCGAGGGCGGCGACTCGAGCACCGTCGGGTTCATCACCCCCGGCGGCCGCTACGTGCGGTTCACGCAGTCGGACGCCGGTGAGGACGAACTCGTGCGGTTCGTCGCCGGCGGACCCCGCACCGCCACCGACGTCCGTGCGATCGACGGCCGCGACTGGGTGGTCTACGGCGGCGAGGACGTCGAGGCGATCTGGGTGTCCGACTTCGGGGACGTGCGCATCCTGATCGGCGGATCCGGCGATCAGGAGGAGTTCACGCTCCTCGCCGCGGCGGCCGGCCGGGCGGAGCCGCTCCAGTCCTGACGCCGCGTTGAGCACTGTTGCGCTGAGCACTGCTGCGCTGGACACTGCCGCGCCGGACTCTGCGGCTCCGGCCCGACCCGCCACAGGTCATCACTCGTCGAAGTCGTCCTCGTCCGTGTAGTCGTCCTCGTCGACCTCGGCCAGCACCCGCTCGACGCGTTCCCGCGCCCCCGCGAGGTGCTCCTCGCAACGCTTGGCGAGCGCCTCGCCGCGCTCCCACAGCTGCAGCGAGTCGTCGAGGTCGAGGCCGCCCTGCTCGAGCATCTTCACGACGTTGACGAGCTCGTCGCGCGCGCGTTCGTAGCCGAACTCCCGCACGTCGGCATTGGGGTCACCCGCCGGAGTTCCGGCCTGCGTATCGGTCACTGTCCTCGTCTTCCTACCGTTCGTGTCCCATGACGGCTGCGCGGGCGGCACCGTCGGCCACCCGCACCCGCAATTGTGTGCCGATGGGCATCTCGTCGAGCGCGCGCACCACCTCGGGGTCGCCGCCCGGCACGATCCGCTGCACCACCGCGTAGCCACGCGCCAGCGTCGCGGCCGGTCCCAGCGTCGCCAGGCGGGCGCCCAGGTGTTCCAGGTCCGACGACTCGGCGGCGATCAGCCGCCCCACGTCGCGTCGCCCCGCCTCCCGCAGCCGGTCGATCTCGTCGTACCGCCGGTCGAGATCGCGGAAGGGCGCCGCCAGCACCGGGCGGCCCCGCAGCTGCGCGATCACGTGTTCCTCCCGGCGCACCCAGTTGCGCAGCGCCGCCGCGGACCGGGCCCGCAGTTCGTCGACGAGGTCCTGCTCGGCGACGGCGTCCGGCACCACCAGCTTGGCGGCGTCGGTGGGGGTGGCGGCCCGCAGGTCGGCAACGTGATCGCAGAGCGGACTGTCCGGCTCGTGCCCGATCGCGCTGACCACCGGTGTCGTGCACGCCGCGATCGCGCGGCACAGTGCCTCGTCGGAGAACGGCAGCAGGTCCTCGACGCTGCCGCCACCGCGGGCCAGGACGATCACGTCCACGTCCGGGTCGGCGTCGAGCGCCTCGAGGGCGTCGATGATCTGCGGTACCGCCGTCGGTCCCTGCACCGTGGCGTGCCGGACGTCGAACCGCACCGCCGGCCAGCGGCGCCGCGCCACCGACAGGACGTCGCGTTCGGCGGCGCTGCCACGGCTGGTGATCAGCCCGATGCGCTGCGGCAGGAACGGCAGGGGGCGCTTGAGCCGGGGATCGAACAATCCCTCCGCCGCCAGCAGCGCCCGCAACCGTTCGAGTCGTGCGAGCAGCTCACCGATACCGACGGCCCGGATCTCCGTCACCCGCAACGCCAGGCTGCCCCGGCCGGGCCAGAACGTCATCTTGCCGAAGACCACCACCCGGCTGCCCTCGGTGAGCGGCACCGGCGCCTGCTGCAGCAGCTGCGGTGAACAGGTCACCTGCAGCGACATGTCGACCGAGGGGTCGCGCAGGGTCAGGAACGCCGTGCGTGTCCCGGGCCGGGCGTTGATCTGCGTGATCTGTCCTTCGACCCAGATGGTGCCGAGCCGGTCGATCCACCCGGCCACCTTCTGAGCCACGGTCCGCACCGGCCACGGCTGCTCGGGGGAGTTCGGCCGTCCGGCCTGCCCTTCCGTCACTTGTTACGCGCGGTCGAGATCCGGTTGGACAGCATCGTCACGAACGGAGGACGCGCGGCGTGGGAGTTCTCGTAGTCGAGCAGCGTCGTCAGTTCCTCCACCGAGAGCGTGCGCAGGCGGGCGCGCAGCTGGGCGAGGGTCAGCGAGTCGTAATCGAGGTACTCGACGATCTCGGGACGGTCGCCCGCGGCCTCGGCCGCCGCTTTCTTCGCGGTGGACGTGGCCTTCTTCGCGGTGGACTTCGTGCCGGCCGTCTTCTTCGCGGCCTTCCGGGCCGGGGCCTTCGGTGCCGCGGCAGGAGCGCTCGCGGCATCGCCGGTGGGCTTCGCGCCGGAGTCGCCGTTCTCCGTCGCCGGCGGGATCGAGTACAGGGCGAAACGCCCGGTCGCAGCATGGGGGGTCTCGGCGCCGACCTTCGTGGCGGTCTCGGTCGCCGTCGTCCGGGGCGTGGTAGCCGGCGCCGCACCACCGGAGGTGTCGTCGTCGAAGGTCGCCCATCCGGCCGTCTCCTCCGGCGCGGCACCGAAGATCTCGAAGACCTGGTCGCCCTTGATCGCCAGCGAGGTCAGGACCTGCTGCACACGCATCGTGGTCTGCAGGATCTGGCTGACCGTCGTCATCGGCAGCGACACGGCGGTGCTCGGCAGTTTGAGGGTCTCTTCGTATGCGGTGACTGCCACGCCGGCAGCCACCCGCGCCAGGAACGGAGGACGGATCATGCCCCAAGCCTGCACGAAGATCGTCCCGATTGGTAGCGGAGAACACAGCGGAGCTGCCGGAGCAGAGGAGCCCGCCACCCGTACGCCCCGTACTCTGGTGGTATGTCTGCGCCTGTTCCACTGCAAGTCGGGATCACACGGTCCGCCGGTACCTCCGCCTCCGGAAAGCGCGTCCTGCTCGCCGAACCCCGCGGTTACTGCGCCGGCGTCGACCGCGCCGTCGAGACCGTGGAGAAGGCGCTGGACAAGTACGGGGCGCCGATCTACGTCCGCAAGGAGATCGTCCACAACCGCCACGTCGTCGACACCCTCGCCGACCGCGGCGTGATCTTCGTCGACGAGACCGATGAGGTCCCCGAAGGGGCGGTCCTGGTGTTCTCCGCCCACGGTGTGTCCCCGGCCGTGCACGAGGCCGCGGCCTCCCGCAGCCTGCGCACCATCGACGCGACCTGCCCGCTGGTGACCAAGGTCCACCAGGAGGCCAAGCGCTTCGCCCGCGACGACTACGACATCCTGCTCATCGGCCACGAGGGCCACGAGGAGGTCGAAGGAACCGCCGGTGAGGCCCCCGACCACGTGCAGCTCGTCGACGGACCCGACGCCGTCGACTCGGTGACGGTGCGCGACCCCTCCAAGGTGATCTGGCTCTCCCAGACCACTCTCAGCGTCGACGAGACCATGGAGACGGTGCAGCGTCTGCGCCGGAAGTTCCCGCAGCTGCAGGACCCGCCGAGCGACGACATCTGCTACGCCACCCAGAACCGGCAGGTCGCGGTGAAGGCGATGGCGCCCGAATGCGATCTGGTGATCGTGGTCGGCTCGCGCAACTCGTCGAACTCCGTGCGGCTCGTAGAAGTGGCGCTCGGTGCGGGCGCGAAGGCCGCGCACCTGGTGGACTACGCCAAGGAGATCGAACCGGCATGGCTCGAGGGCGTCGAGACCATCGGCATCACCTCGGGTGCATCGGTGCCGGAGATCCTCGTCCAGGGCGTTGTCGAGTTCCTCGACCAGCACGGCTTCCACGACGTGCAGACGGTGACCACCGCCAACGAGACCCTGGTGTTCGCGCTGCCGCGTGAGCTGCGTGCATCGCGCCGCTGAAGTAGCGAGGGAGTGGTCGCGTACCGCGACCCTGCGAGTGACTCAGTCCTCGTAGCGGTCGCGGTACCGCACGCGCGGCGCCGGGTAGTCCTGGGTCGGCACCACTGCCGTGACCTCCGCCTCCGGAACCGCGGGACGGCGAACCGGCTGACGGCGCTCGTCGACGGGTGGGTAGTCGGCCGGCCGGTAGTCCACGGGACGGACCGGTGCCTGCCTCGGCTCGCCCCGGTACTGCTGCGCCGGCTCGGCAGCGCGGTAGGCGGCGGGCTCGGTCGGGCGCGGCGCA
This region of Rhodococcus sp. Z13 genomic DNA includes:
- a CDS encoding class II fumarate hydratase, whose amino-acid sequence is MTDTEQSSQQFRIERDTMGEVRVPVDALWRAQTQRAVENFPISGRGLERAQIRALGLLKSACARVNEELGLLDPAKAAAIVAAADAIAAGEHDDQFPIDVFQTGSGTSSNMNANEVIASLAAKAGVTVHPNDDVNMSQSSNDTFPTATHVAATEATVKDLVPALGHLHGALAGKAEEWGTVVKSGRTHLMDAVPVTLGQEFGGYARQIEAGIERLQATLPRLGELPIGGTAVGTGLNAPADFGPRVVAVLVETTGLSDLRPARNRFEAQAARDGLVELSGALRTIAVSLTKIANDIRWMGSGPLTGLAEIRLPDLQPGSSIMPGKVNPVLPEAVTQVAAQVVGNDAAVAWGGAAGAFELNVYIPMMARNVLESIRLLANVSRLFADRCVSGLIANEEHLRTLAESSPSIVTPLNSAIGYEEAAAVAKEALRDKKTIRQAVVDRGLVGDRLSEEELDRRLDVLAMTRVDEES
- the glpX gene encoding class II fructose-bisphosphatase, with the translated sequence MTASTPRREAPDRNLALELVRVTEAAAMAAGRWVGRGDKEGGDGAAVDAMRHMVSSVSMQGVVVIGEGEKDEAPMLYNGEEVGNGDGPLCDVAVDPIDGTTLMSKGAPGAIAVLAVAERGAMFDPSAVFYMEKIAVGPEAADVIDITAPIAENIRRVAKAKNIAHGDLTVTILDRPRHAQIIKEVREAGARIRLIADGDVAGAIAAARPGSGVDMLLGIGGTPEGIIAAAAMRCMGGALQGRLAPKDDAERQKAIDAGHDLDRVLTTTDLVTGENIFFCATGVTDGELLRGVRYTAGGAETQSIVMRSKSGTVRMIEAYHRLQKLSEFSSIDFHGVDGSQPPMP
- a CDS encoding DUF4245 domain-containing protein; its protein translation is MASNKPRILQGTRDMMWSLVALLVLCMLIAAIASQCEFKPGGPTAGPAPTFDIDAGLDYDAKELGFPIRHPEVPEDWQPNSGSRSIISGAEGGDSSTVGFITPGGRYVRFTQSDAGEDELVRFVAGGPRTATDVRAIDGRDWVVYGGEDVEAIWVSDFGDVRILIGGSGDQEEFTLLAAAAGRAEPLQS
- a CDS encoding exodeoxyribonuclease VII small subunit, which produces MTDTQAGTPAGDPNADVREFGYERARDELVNVVKMLEQGGLDLDDSLQLWERGEALAKRCEEHLAGARERVERVLAEVDEDDYTDEDDFDE
- the xseA gene encoding exodeoxyribonuclease VII large subunit produces the protein MTEGQAGRPNSPEQPWPVRTVAQKVAGWIDRLGTIWVEGQITQINARPGTRTAFLTLRDPSVDMSLQVTCSPQLLQQAPVPLTEGSRVVVFGKMTFWPGRGSLALRVTEIRAVGIGELLARLERLRALLAAEGLFDPRLKRPLPFLPQRIGLITSRGSAAERDVLSVARRRWPAVRFDVRHATVQGPTAVPQIIDALEALDADPDVDVIVLARGGGSVEDLLPFSDEALCRAIAACTTPVVSAIGHEPDSPLCDHVADLRAATPTDAAKLVVPDAVAEQDLVDELRARSAAALRNWVRREEHVIAQLRGRPVLAAPFRDLDRRYDEIDRLREAGRRDVGRLIAAESSDLEHLGARLATLGPAATLARGYAVVQRIVPGGDPEVVRALDEMPIGTQLRVRVADGAARAAVMGHER
- a CDS encoding lipid droplet-associated protein translates to MIRPPFLARVAAGVAVTAYEETLKLPSTAVSLPMTTVSQILQTTMRVQQVLTSLAIKGDQVFEIFGAAPEETAGWATFDDDTSGGAAPATTPRTTATETATKVGAETPHAATGRFALYSIPPATENGDSGAKPTGDAASAPAAAPKAPARKAAKKTAGTKSTAKKATSTAKKAAAEAAGDRPEIVEYLDYDSLTLAQLRARLRTLSVEELTTLLDYENSHAARPPFVTMLSNRISTARNK
- a CDS encoding 4-hydroxy-3-methylbut-2-enyl diphosphate reductase, whose product is MSAPVPLQVGITRSAGTSASGKRVLLAEPRGYCAGVDRAVETVEKALDKYGAPIYVRKEIVHNRHVVDTLADRGVIFVDETDEVPEGAVLVFSAHGVSPAVHEAAASRSLRTIDATCPLVTKVHQEAKRFARDDYDILLIGHEGHEEVEGTAGEAPDHVQLVDGPDAVDSVTVRDPSKVIWLSQTTLSVDETMETVQRLRRKFPQLQDPPSDDICYATQNRQVAVKAMAPECDLVIVVGSRNSSNSVRLVEVALGAGAKAAHLVDYAKEIEPAWLEGVETIGITSGASVPEILVQGVVEFLDQHGFHDVQTVTTANETLVFALPRELRASRR